One genomic window of Punica granatum isolate Tunisia-2019 chromosome 1, ASM765513v2, whole genome shotgun sequence includes the following:
- the LOC116207761 gene encoding probable disease resistance protein At1g61300 codes for MATDFLLNLASGVIGYTVGPIARQVGYALLSESYMNDLQDKAHRIGDTEQEIQHNIEEARTTEAGNLVERKVLRWSATAAELKREAEKLIERKEEESCCSVGRQSARRLPFKIIATDASSFGRITYRPSQQEGITPASSSQSIVHLQSRDSMLQEIMQALADDTVSRIGVHGVGGVGKTTLLSQVEKQARASKEYVEVVAALVSQNPELKKIQGKIHETIERVRIKAQQENDKKNDKEQEPKTMRVVIILDDLWKKLDLEEIGIKEMKDDIKVKLVMTSRYRHVLADEMHCRQVFHLEKLKNEEALKLFANTAGNKLSDPLFKHTAEELAKKCEGLPLLIDALAKVLQNSDSPKDWEDALEQLKNSDSVHKALELSFRHLVDSQVKLLSIISGVDVREGISDEALLRYGVGLGLLAGSTHTMEAARGRMRESLDGLRATSLLLDCGDNCVKVHDVVREAVVSIAARNQYALVLKNKKIWKSRTSSYVKARRSSFLILISGSCPVYGNVQNWRYLSCLHKKTVSCRSHICSSQ; via the exons CTTGAATCTGGCATCCGGGGTCATTGGGTACACAGTCGGCCCGATTGCTCGTCAAGTCGGATATGCATTGCTGTCTGAGAGCTACATGAACGACCTGCAAGATAAAGCTCACCGGATCGGTGATACTGAACAAGAGATCCAACATAACATTGAAGAGGCTCGCACGACCGAGGCGGGGAACTTGGTCGAGCGCAAGGTCTTGAGGTGGTCCGCAACAGCAGCCGAGCTCAAGCGGGAGGCGGAGAAGCTGATTGAacggaaggaagaagaaagctgCTG TTCGGTCGGAAGGCAAAGCGCACGGCGCTTGCCATTCAAGATCATTGCAACTGATGCGAGCAGCTTCGGAAGAATTACTTACCGCCCCTCACAGCAAG AAGGCATTACCCCCGCATCGTCCTCTCAAAGCATCGTTCATCTCCAGTCAAGGGATTCAATGTTACAGGAGATCATGCAAGCTTTGGCGGATGATACTGTGAGCAGGATTGGCGTGCATGGTGTGGGTGGGGTCGGCAAGACCACCCTGTTGTCTCAAGTTGAAAAACAAGCCAGGGCATCGAAGGAATACGTCGAAGTTGTGGCAGCACTTGTGTCGCAAAACCCGGAACTGAAGAAAATCCAGGGGAAGATCCATGAGACAATTGAAAGGGTCCGGATAAAAGCGCAGCAGGAGAATGataagaaaaatgacaaagaGCAAGAGCCCAAAACGATGAGGGTGGTCATAATTCTAGACGATCTCTGGAAGAAACTTGACTTGGAGGAGATAGGAATTAAGGAGATGAAAGATGACATTAAAGTCAAGTTAGTAATGACTTCTAGATATCGTCACGTGCTTGCTGATGAAATGCACTGTCGGCAGGTTTTCCATCTCGAGAAACTGAAGAATGAAGAAGCCTTGAAACTGTTCGCAAACACAGCGGGCAACAAACTTAGTGACCCCCTCTTCAAGCACACAGCAGAGGAGCTAGCCAAGAAATGTGAAGGCTTGCCTCTTCTGATCGATGCGCTGGCAAAAGTGTTGCAGAATAGTGATTCGCCAAAAGACTGGGAGGATGCATTAGAACAGCTCAAAAATTCTGACAGCGTACACAAAGCCCTGGAGCTGAGTTTCAGGCATTTAGTCGACAGCCAGGTCAAGTTGCTGTCCATAATCTCAGGTGTTGATGTAAGAGAAGGCATTTCGGATGAAGCTTTGCTGAGGTATGGTGTCGGCTTAGGCCTATTGGCAGGCAGCACCCACACCATGGAAGCAGCTAGAGGTAGAATGCGAGAGAGTCTCGATGGTCTTCGAGCTACTTCATTGCTGCTTGATTGTGGTGATAACTGTGTCAAGGTTCATGATGTGGTTCGGGAAGCCGTCGTTAGCATTGCTGCCCGAAATCAATATGCTTTGGTGTTGAAGAACAAAAAGATCTGGAAGAGTCGGACGTCAAGCTATGTGAAAGCAAGGAGATCTTCCTTCCTTATCCTGATATCCGGGAGTTGCCCTGTATATGGGAATGTTCAGAATTGGAGATACTTGTCCTGTTTGCACAAGAAGACCGTCTCCTGCAGGTCCCATATTTGTTCTTCACAATAA